A region of the Gammaproteobacteria bacterium genome:
ACTTTACTTTTATTCTCTGCAAATGGTCTGTCCCAGGACAAAAAATTTGATGAACGTTGGTATTTCAATGTCAATGCAGGTGCAGTTGTTCCTGACGATTCCTTGCAATTGAATGATGCCAAAATATTTGATTTTCGAGTCGGTAAAGCAATGAGTGAAGTGTGGAGTTATGAAATTGTCGGCTTTGCTGATGAATACGATTTCGATATCGACTATGGCTTAAAACACACGGGTGTCGGCATCAATTTTCTCGACATCAACCAAGACCCGCTGTGGAAGCCTTATTTTTTAATGGGCGTTGGGTTGATTCGCCATGAAACGCAAGACGAATCCGGAACCAATCTTTATTTCAATGTAGGCATTGGCGGTAGTTGGTATTTCTTTGGTGACAATGTCAGGCTGCGTGCCGAAGCGGTTTCCAGATTGGATTTGAATGATACCAAATTGCCGGGACAAGATGGGTTCGGTGATGGTGTTTTTACCGTTGGATTAACTATTCCTTTAGGGAACTAATCAATAGCTGTGTTATTTAATAGCATACATTTCTTTATCTTTCTGCCGATTGTTCTGCTCGGAGCAGCAATACTCAGAAAGTATTCAAAAAAAGCAGAAGTTTTATTTTTAATCATTGCCAGTGCTTATTTCTACGGGCAATGGAGCTGGAATTACATTATCCTTATCTATATCACTATCGTTACGGATTATATTTTAGGTCTTAAATGCTATAGTTCCGACAAACCACAAAAATTTCTCTTGCTTAGCCTCATTGTCAACCTTGGTATTTTGGGTTTCTTCAAATATGCCAATTTTCTGATAAATACAGGTAACAACATTAGTACAGGGCTTGGATTTGATTACCAAATGCAATTCTTCGAGTTTTTACTTCCGGTTGGAATTTCTTTTTATACTTTTCAGAGCCTCAGTTACACCATTGATATTTATCGAAAGGAATTGCAACCAAGAAAAAGTATTTTTGATTATGCTTTGTTTATTTCCTTTTTCCCACAGCTGGTTGCCGGACCGATTGTTCGTGCTTCAGAGTTCTTTGAGCAATTAGACAAGAAAAGACACTTCAGTTTTGATATGGCTCAATCCGGGGTTATGTTGATTTTACTTGGTTTGGTTAAAAAGATTGTTTTTGCGGATAATCTAGCAACGATTGTTGATCCTGTTTTTGATAATCCGGAAAGCGCGAATGGTTTAATGACGTTAATAGCGGTTTATGCGTTTGCATTCCAAATCTATTTTGATTTCTCCGGTTATACAGACATTGCCATTGGAGTCGCTAAGTTGCTTGGATTTAGTTTTCCAAGAAACTTTAATCATCCTTACATTGCATTGTCGATCCAGGATTTTTGGCGACGTTGGCACATGACTTTGTCTCGCTGGCTGAGAGATTATCTCTACATTAGTCTTGGCGGCAACCGAAAAGGCTCTTACAAAACCATGAGAAATTTATTTCTGACAATGTTTTTAGGTGGGTTATGGCATGGTGCTTCATGGAATTTTGCACTCTGGGGTGTCTTGCATGGAGTCTATCTTGCAATTGAACGAATTATAGACAAATATAAATTGTTCAAATGGAATTTACAGAACAAATTCATTCGACTTTTTAAATGGCTTGTCGTTTTCCATCTGGTTTGCTTTGCCTGGATATTCTTCCGTGCTGTAGAATTTTCAGACAGCCGTCAAATTATTGAAAATATCATCACGATGAAAGGACAATTTGCCATTCCTGATGTGTTTTGGATTTCATCTGCTCTTGTTGTTTTGTTTCCGCTTTGGCACTGGATTTCAGCAAAAATTGATTTGACAGGTCGAAGTGGAACCATGCAAACAAAAGAGTATGTGTTTTGGCAAACGGCTTTGACACTCACCCTGATTTTTTTCTATCCACAACAAACAGGCTCATTCATGTACTTCCAGTTT
Encoded here:
- a CDS encoding MBOAT family protein — its product is MLFNSIHFFIFLPIVLLGAAILRKYSKKAEVLFLIIASAYFYGQWSWNYIILIYITIVTDYILGLKCYSSDKPQKFLLLSLIVNLGILGFFKYANFLINTGNNISTGLGFDYQMQFFEFLLPVGISFYTFQSLSYTIDIYRKELQPRKSIFDYALFISFFPQLVAGPIVRASEFFEQLDKKRHFSFDMAQSGVMLILLGLVKKIVFADNLATIVDPVFDNPESANGLMTLIAVYAFAFQIYFDFSGYTDIAIGVAKLLGFSFPRNFNHPYIALSIQDFWRRWHMTLSRWLRDYLYISLGGNRKGSYKTMRNLFLTMFLGGLWHGASWNFALWGVLHGVYLAIERIIDKYKLFKWNLQNKFIRLFKWLVVFHLVCFAWIFFRAVEFSDSRQIIENIITMKGQFAIPDVFWISSALVVLFPLWHWISAKIDLTGRSGTMQTKEYVFWQTALTLTLIFFYPQQTGSFMYFQF